One region of Natronorubrum aibiense genomic DNA includes:
- a CDS encoding AN1-type zinc finger domain-containing protein, protein MGECDFRDCSGDGSIANSCSYCGFSYCSNHRLPEKHNCPALSDLNTLGPDFREEINLSESVPNKQSVSETTEKTECNRCSNYTTSEREFCLECRRKEQTISSRSPDVSVDGSVESKNDSEKEDTDSSNSESILSKLKSILGR, encoded by the coding sequence ATGGGTGAGTGTGATTTCCGGGATTGCTCTGGGGATGGTAGTATAGCAAACTCTTGCTCTTACTGCGGGTTTAGCTACTGCTCCAATCATCGACTCCCAGAGAAACATAACTGTCCAGCATTATCAGATTTGAATACGCTTGGACCAGATTTTAGAGAAGAAATTAATCTCTCGGAATCAGTACCAAATAAGCAGTCTGTAAGTGAGACAACCGAGAAGACAGAGTGTAATCGCTGTTCAAACTACACTACGTCTGAGCGCGAATTCTGCCTCGAATGCCGACGGAAAGAACAGACGATCTCCTCAAGGAGCCCAGACGTGAGTGTGGACGGGTCGGTTGAATCGAAGAACGATAGCGAAAAAGAAGATACAGACTCAAGTAACTCGGAAAGCATCCTATCTAAACTTAAATCGATCTTAGGACGCTGA
- a CDS encoding coiled-coil domain-containing protein, whose amino-acid sequence MSISLRPETLEALTSEAEIQDFDSRSEYIRHILQSRHQIESIDQTKVQVVEEVAEQLKESHHGKISEIEDRLSEYELQLNDIHNISKKAREHHEFIEQTEDKISELASQVASNEEKLEEHRRRSHERDRERRNNEEEIRQLKRRIEGLQSELRDLRED is encoded by the coding sequence GTGAGTATCTCCCTTCGTCCTGAAACCTTGGAAGCGCTTACTTCAGAAGCCGAGATTCAAGACTTCGATAGTCGATCGGAATACATTAGACATATTCTCCAGAGTCGACATCAGATTGAATCGATCGACCAAACGAAAGTCCAAGTTGTCGAGGAAGTTGCTGAACAACTCAAAGAATCTCACCATGGAAAAATTTCGGAAATTGAAGATCGACTAAGTGAATATGAACTACAACTCAACGATATCCACAATATATCTAAAAAGGCTAGAGAGCACCACGAATTCATCGAACAAACAGAGGACAAAATTAGCGAATTAGCATCACAGGTAGCTTCAAACGAAGAGAAATTAGAAGAACACAGGCGTAGGTCGCATGAGCGTGACAGGGAGAGACGAAACAACGAAGAAGAAATTCGACAGTTGAAGAGACGCATAGAGGGACTCCAATCCGAACTTCGAGATCTCCGTGAAGATTAA
- a CDS encoding tyrosine-type recombinase/integrase: protein MNLQQHENRDDMKVWLSQDEVEQLLEVADGTQQRIAFALGARCGLRSHEVLDVAPEDIVDTNAGTMLRVWHGKGDKFRETPVPRDLATTIRTVDDVREASASSPLVEISSTRSLRRWVRSASDQLYDETGDAGWDHLGFHDLRRTWATALASADVDPLMVCDWGGWNDLETFLEHYRGSFSPEAQQRERRKVDWI from the coding sequence ATGAATCTCCAACAGCACGAGAACCGCGACGACATGAAGGTCTGGCTCAGTCAGGACGAAGTAGAACAGTTGCTCGAGGTTGCCGATGGAACCCAGCAACGAATTGCATTCGCACTCGGTGCGCGCTGCGGACTCCGCTCTCACGAAGTTCTCGACGTCGCTCCGGAAGACATCGTTGACACCAACGCCGGGACGATGCTCCGCGTCTGGCATGGGAAAGGAGACAAGTTCCGCGAGACCCCCGTTCCGCGCGATCTCGCGACGACCATCCGGACGGTCGACGATGTGCGCGAGGCATCGGCCAGCTCGCCGCTCGTCGAGATCTCAAGCACTCGGTCACTTCGGCGGTGGGTTCGATCCGCTTCTGACCAATTGTACGATGAAACAGGAGACGCTGGGTGGGACCATCTCGGCTTCCATGATCTCCGACGGACTTGGGCGACCGCGCTCGCCTCCGCCGATGTCGATCCACTCATGGTGTGCGACTGGGGTGGATGGAATGACCTTGAGACCTTCCTTGAACACTATCGAGGCAGTTTTAGTCCAGAAGCTCAGCAACGGGAGCGTAGAAAGGTTGATTGGATATGA